The genomic interval ATGCCACATACCTGCGTAATCTCGGCCCCCTGACTGACCTGTTTATTATCCGTGCCACCCTGCGCAGCGTTATGGGCGGACATGGAACCTACTAGGTCCCACTCTACTAATCCTCACCATCAGGGACGGAATGGCTGACCGCTCAGCACCTGACACTTTGAGTGAAATGGCGTCCTGAACGCAGTGGGGCATGACAAAGGGCGGTATCTGGGTCTGTGACGACCCCCGAGACTGCCCGACTGCCTGCTGACACGCTGGCCATCCATCTGAAAACCCATCTCCCTCAACGGCGAATAGACGCCCTGCAGCGGCTGGCTGAAGTGCTTCTGGCACTGCTCCAGGCCGAATCCACCCTCCACCGCAAGCTTGCGCTCCATCTACCCCGAGACGCCAGTCTTGAATCCAAGACTCGGACCGTGGCCCGAGTCTTCCACGATGCTCAGCTCACACAGCAGGACGTCACCGACGTCCTGCTTCCGCTGCTCCCTGACAGCAAGCTCACCCTGATCATGGACCGCACGACCTGGCACGACGGTCAAATCCCACTGAACATTTTGGTTCTGGGCGCCCTCCTCGGTGGGGCCGTGATCCCGCTGGTCTGGTCAATTCTTCCGCATCAGGGCAACAGCAGCACCGCCGCCCGCATCCTCCTGGTCGCCCGTCTCCTCAAGGTGCTGCCTGCCCGCCGGTGGGCCGTGTTGATCGCCGACCGCGAGTTTATCGGGAATGAGTGGTGTTCTTTCCTGCGCTGGAAGCGGATCCGGCATTGTCTGCGCATCCGGGAAAACACTCGCATCGATGACGAACTCGTCCGTGACCTGTTCGCTGGCCTGCAACCTGGAGAGATCCGAACCCTGTTTGAGCGAACGTGGGTGTATGGCGGGTGGATGCACGTGGTGATCACCCTATCCCCCGCGGGGGATAGGGTGATCGTTGCTTCGGATTTGCCCGTTCTGGCCGTTCTGAACACCTATCGACTCCGGTGGGGGATCGAGTCGGCATTCTCTTCGTTGAAGGCCCGCGGGTTGGGCCTGGAGGCTACACACATGACGGCACCCGAACGAATCTCCCGGCTGTTCGGGCTGCTGTGTATTGCGCTGGCATGGATGGCACGGGTCGGCACGCAGACCGTGCAGGAAGACCCTCCCAGGCGGGACAAGCGGGGGCGGGCCGTGGTGAGTCTGGTGCGGATCGGTTGGCAGATCCTCAGTCAGGCAGTGCGGTGGGGCGGCGACGCCTTCTGGAACTGCCTTGAGCTGCTGAGTACGCCATTTCCACTCACCAGCACGTCAATTCCCCAAAGTGTCAGGTGCTGAGCGCTGACCGTTGACACCACACTTGGATGCCGTTCTGGGGCCACTGAAATTCCAGGTTTGTCCTAAAGCACATGGTAGGAGAGGTAGGCACAGATAGGTGTGGTGTATTGCCGCTCGTCTGGTGTTTGATTCATCCATCATCATAGGTGCCTTGCTCAGCCTAGAATCATGACCGTGCACCTGCGGCTGGTGTGCGGTTTACGATTCTGCAGAGGCATACATCGGATAGCAGAAGCCAAAAGCCGCAAACTAGGGTTTCTAGAATGAAGCCGCTGAGGCCAGGACGATCATGGAGCCCTGCTTCAGTAGAGCCCCCTGGAAGTGCGCCCCGCCTGGGCAGGCAGGTCATCAAGGTCCATTGGGAAGTGAAATATCTATGACATCTACCCTAATTAAGTTCGTGATTGATCTCGTCCTGTGGCTCATGGCGGCCCTGCTGGCTTATACTTTTCGTACACCTTCAGTGATTCAGGGCGGCGCGCCAAGCACCATTTGGCTTTATGCTCTGCTGAACCTGAGTGTAATGGGGCTCGTGATCCGGCAGTATCGGCTACACCGTCAACTGTGGCAACGGGTAAGTGTAACTGACCTGCTGACGCTGGCACGTGCAGCTGCTACAGCCACGTTTATTATGTTCGCCTTAGGGTTCATCCTGCGTGAGTGGCTTCAACTCGCGCGCAGCGTACCCCTATTGGCAGGCGCGCTCGGCTTCCTGCTAATGGGCGGTGCGCGCCTGCTGTTCCGAATGTTTCAGGATCGGATCCGTCAGCAGCAAGTGCCCGCGAGACAACGGGTTTTGATAGTTGGTGCCGGTGAGGCAGGTGCACTGATTGCCCGCGAGATTCAACGGCATCCAGAATCCGGTTTGCAGGTGATTGGATTCCTCGATGACGAACCGACCAAACAACGGCAGTCACTGATGGGCTTTCCAGTCTTCGGCAACGTGGGCAACCTTGTTGAGGTAGCACAACGTGAAGGTGCTCATGAGATCTTGATTGCGATTCCCTCAGCTGAAGGTAGATTTATTCGCCGTGTAGTTGAACTGTCACAGGCAGCCAAGTTGCGGTATCGTATCATTCCAGGCGTTTTTGAGATCCTCTCAGGGAATGTCACGATCAACCAGATTCGTGATGTCAACCTTGAGGATCTACTGCGCCGACCTCCTGTACAACTCAATACAGCCGAGATTGCTGGGTATCTCAGAGAACAGGTGATACTTGTCACCGGTGCCGGTGGAAGCATCGGTTCGGAAATTGTTCGGCAGATCTGCCTTTACCAACCGCGCCTGATTCTTCTCGTCGGGCGTGGCGAAAACAGTATTTTCGGTATTCAGCAAGAGCTGAATCACACGCTGATTGACATTAAGCACATCGGTCTCATCTGTGACGTCCGCGATCCA from Deinococcus taeanensis carries:
- a CDS encoding IS4 family transposase — translated: MTTPETARLPADTLAIHLKTHLPQRRIDALQRLAEVLLALLQAESTLHRKLALHLPRDASLESKTRTVARVFHDAQLTQQDVTDVLLPLLPDSKLTLIMDRTTWHDGQIPLNILVLGALLGGAVIPLVWSILPHQGNSSTAARILLVARLLKVLPARRWAVLIADREFIGNEWCSFLRWKRIRHCLRIRENTRIDDELVRDLFAGLQPGEIRTLFERTWVYGGWMHVVITLSPAGDRVIVASDLPVLAVLNTYRLRWGIESAFSSLKARGLGLEATHMTAPERISRLFGLLCIALAWMARVGTQTVQEDPPRRDKRGRAVVSLVRIGWQILSQAVRWGGDAFWNCLELLSTPFPLTSTSIPQSVRC
- a CDS encoding polysaccharide biosynthesis protein, which produces MIDLVLWLMAALLAYTFRTPSVIQGGAPSTIWLYALLNLSVMGLVIRQYRLHRQLWQRVSVTDLLTLARAAATATFIMFALGFILREWLQLARSVPLLAGALGFLLMGGARLLFRMFQDRIRQQQVPARQRVLIVGAGEAGALIAREIQRHPESGLQVIGFLDDEPTKQRQSLMGFPVFGNVGNLVEVAQREGAHEILIAIPSAEGRFIRRVVELSQAAKLRYRIIPGVFEILSGNVTINQIRDVNLEDLLRRPPVQLNTAEIAGYLREQVILVTGAGGSIGSEIVRQICLYQPRLILLVGRGENSIFGIQQELNHTLIDIKHIGLICDVRDPNRLEAIFHDYRPDVVFHAAAHKHVPLMEMAPSEAIMNNVMSTQNVTELCLKYGVKRLVNISTDKAVNPTSVMGASKRIAEMIVSAGASRATSAQAFVSVRFGNVLGSRGSVVPTFMHQIRAGGPITVTHPDMVRYFMTIPEAARLVLQAGGLAENGKVYVLNMGQPVKIADLAHDVIQLSGAQHVGIVYSGVRPGEKLYEELLTSSEGTESTSHYEIFSARLASVDPTELEHDLAVLKQYAEQQDHTAIRAVLARLIPENKFGSLG